Genomic segment of Geotrypetes seraphini chromosome 4, aGeoSer1.1, whole genome shotgun sequence:
AGAGAAAGAACATCTGCCCATCTCTAGTCTTCTGAAACCCGTCCTGTCTCCACAGTATGATTGAGGAGATCTGTTAATACAGTTGCTAAAATCTTTCATAGTGCTCTTTATATCCTAAATTAGGATATGTTCCATATGGCCTAATTTTCCATTTttagagagtaattttataaaatgttatttatatGTGAAGGTCAAACTGCACAAGAAAAAGGGCAAGGGctgggcggttcacatcaagaagactgtacaatcagtgaataaatataaatatttcaaACAAATATAACAATACAATCAGTttataaatttatcaaagagataggttctTGTGCTGTTTGCTTCTTTGGGCAAAGTCAGTCTCCCTTCTCTCTACGATTTACATGTGAAGGGCAGAAAAGCCCGCACATGCTTAGAGGACATCCACACATGGTCCTGAGTTCGGGGCCCTCCAAACCCTTGGAAATCCCTTTAGGCACCCAGACAgttttctaaaaagaggacatgttcaggtTTCCCCACTCCTGAACATTTTTCATGTTCTGCTGCCTAAAAAGTACAGTTTAACATACCTCATATATTAAAAAAGAAGTTTGTGTCATTGATCTATATGACATACCATACGCTTTCACTGTGCATACCTTTAGATTCCTTTATGGTGGGAAAATTTCAAAGAACTATTTTTATCTGAGTAAATTAGCATTGCCCCATGTATATaactttttgaaaattgtcctttGTTCGGTTTTTACAGGGAGGGTATTGTGGGACaattgttgagtttaattatcaaaatctcagAGTAGGGTTGACATATGGACCTGAAAATTAATCGAGGGAGGAGTCAAGGCTGAAGTTCACCTAGGGTGCCAGATACCCTTATACCAGCCTGTTGCTATTTGTCCAAGGAAACCCATTGAAGAGAGCTCAGGATCTCTATACTCCTACTGATTCTATAGTAGGGAAAGTCCATCGTCTCAGTCATAGCACCCTcactctggaacactcttcccctGCATGTAAAGCAAGAGTATTCTCTCACATTATTCAAgacaaaactcaaaacttttttattcaaggatgcctacGATACTTAATCCAGGAGCCCTTTTTCTTTCCCTGAAATAATATTCATTTCAGGTTTTCAACTCCAAACACCTCCATAGAGGCAAATTAACTCCTAATGTTCTATCCATCCACCTCcatcttttatatattttttatcatgatatatttttttaccacctcttgtaccttcctcccctgtcatgtCAGTCTTAAGTAATATATgtaatctcttcccccccccccatttttttttttaacttttgtttttaaatatttttattaactgtaaaccatctagataaaTTTTGATGGACGGTATgtcaaagaaacaataaacttgGATTAGTATGACCTGTGCCTTTCCTCTTTCTCATACTGTATTTTACTTTTGCAGATGTGTTATCTCTCTTGTCTACAGTGTCTGGGATAATTGAGGAATGTGAAAATATAAGGCTTCTCTATAACAATCTACAGCACAGGAATCGGTTGGAATACATGGTAATGTATTTTTCTAAGTCCCATGCTTTGGCAAAGTAGGGCTGGGACTGAGTCATTGTGCCAGGCTGAAGGATTCATGGTTGGCTCCAACCTGCTGTAAGGATCTGCTCAATGGGGTGGTTTTTATGACATTTTAGTCCTATGTTGAGCTCATTCTCTGGTCAGCAGCAGATCATCCAACTGGAGACATAAATAAATGTAGCAAGGGAGAGTGGGGGAAGCATAAAGCAGAACCCCATCTTCCTTATTTGTAACACTTCATCTGTCATTGTCTTTTGCAGAAGAACAACTTCCCAATTAATTACACCATCAGAGTCCATCGCAATGAGGTGCTCAGGGTTTCCAAGGTTAAGCGTCTGGTGAGAACTAGCAATTTTCTTCTGGAGAAAAGAACTTTGTTGTTGCACACAGTGCCATTGCATGGACATCTCTTGTTGCCACGAGCCAATGCTCAAAGGTAGAATAAAATTCTACCGCAAACCTAGCTCAATAAAACTACCATGGCAGGCTCAGAATAATGAGCATGAAAATTAATACCATGTTAAAATTTCAGTATTAATTAGCTGCTCACTATTCTGTGCTATTTTCCTATCAGtacctgagcgctgattggctcaggcacttacaggaaagaacagaaaataaaacacaTCAGGCACCCCCTTCCCTCTTAAAAAATGCCCTTGATGGTCCAGTGGATCCCTCCTTGACCTCCTCATAAAAGACACTGGTGGTCCAATTAACCCCGAATTCCAAACTCATTGCCCTGGTGGTCCATTCGGACCCCTGGCCTGGCCAGAACAACACCCCCAATCAATGCAGACATGGAAGGCCACCCCCAAGGAAGGTCAGAGACCCCTTCGGTGGCCTAGGCCTGGCTTGGCCCACCCTGTGTCCCCAACATACCTTAGAAAGCAGGGAGAAAGGAGTAAgcatccttccctcctccaggATGGCATCATCAAAATGGCAGCTCTCTgcttggtgcattctgggatgcactgggtgggGCCTAACCACAAAATAAGGGGGAATTGTGCCATTTTCACATAGTGCACATTTGCACATGTACCAGTAGCTTTCTAAAATACTGAATATTCGTATTTGAATCAATTCAGCCCCAAATAGTGCCTCAaatacattatttgtatttgactgaatagtgatttaaatttgaatacaaataatctggagctctactgtgctaaatcctacagAAATAAACACTTAATCTATGATTTCATGTTGCTTCCtttattatttattatgttaaagccCAATGCCCATTATTTGTATTCAGTTGAATGGTAAATATGCTATATGGTACAGCTTTTgcaatatacatttatttttatttatttatttatttaattcgtttttgTATCCCAttcttcccaaagagctcagaacagattacaggttaaaggagggagaagggctacttctggacagggggagcagggaaagggtactactggacagggaggaagtaaaaggaagagagaagagacagaaagaaagaaagacagccagccagccagggagagagacagacaggcagaaagacaggggggcagggagagagacagacagacagaaagacagggggccatggaaaagacagacagaaaaaaagacagagatacatagacagggggacagagacagaaagaaaaaaagaaagaaaggggcagggagagagaaagaaaaacagacagagataaaagaaagaaagaaagaaatgcctcaatgccccattgtgctaaaagtctacacatctattctagcacatgttaatgtaacgggcttaaacactagtatacataatatacagtttacaggttaaagtGTTTATATCCACCACTCACTCTATCACAGATGAAAAAATAATGCTGAAGTTAATatatagtgctcagacccacaacctattAGTGTTCAATGTGAAGTGAACAAAGCATAGGTTGCCCAGTTGAACCATCTTAGCACATACTTGTCCTACCACAATTGAACCACTCATAGATAAGAATCAAAAGAGCTGAAACCAGAAACTTATCTGTATATGCATAGTTGGATCAAAGAAGTCTCGTTATCTGGGCATATCCTATGTGGACACTGTGCAACAAAGCTCCAGAAGCTGAGAAACACAAGTCGACCCCTctaaagtatttatataccgcttatagcctaagtggcttagatttaggtactcaagcattttcccctacctgtcctggtgggctcacactttgtctaatgtatctggggcaatcaGGGATTGGGTGACTtcccaagggtcacaaggagcagtgtgggatttatttattttatttattcaattttctataccgttctcccaggggagctcagaactgtttacatgcatttattcaggtactcaagcatttttccctgtctgtcctgataggctcacaatctatctaatgtacctggggcaatggggggattaagtgacttgcccagtgtcacaaggagcagcgtgggtttgaacccacagcctcagcatGCCGTAGCTCTGAATACTAGGgcggagggaaatgctgcacctacacagggaagggtgggagggaaatgctgctgctgcacagggaagggtgggagggaaatgctgctgctgcacagggaagttggggtgggggagagggaaagggggccagggaacaaacttgctttgctttaggggggaaggggtgtgctggggggcaggaagcaatcttggtttgctttggggggggggagacagaagggggccacagagaaagacagacacacaaagagggccagggagagagacagacagacaaagggggccagacagagacacagacagaacgaatgacagacagacagacagcatccaaggagagagagacaaagaaaacaaaacagacagacagacatctgctctagcaCCCATTCATGTatcgggcttaaagactagtatacatTATAAATCACAAATGAGGCTTCTAAAATAAGCGCCATAGTATATAAACAATAGCTTTCCAAAGGGATGTGTAGCTCCCTCAAAGGACTGTTGCTGCAAAGACTGGAGTACAGATGGCAGTGGACTAACCTAGGATATGAtgtgaaagggattgggacttgtatactacctttttgtagttttacaaccacactcaaagcggtttacacacaggtacttcaagcattttccctatctatcccagtgggctgaCAATCAATGTAATGACTTGtgctgggtcacaaggagcagcacagagcttgAACTcataatctcagggtgctgagactaactctaaccactacacctcACTCTCCTTTTGTTTTGGGTTTGTCTCATAAATGGTTGTGAACAGAGCTGAAACAAAATTTAACTGGCTTGATATTTCAGGTGAGGAGGATGCAGGATCAGGCGAGAACTTAAATAGACTGTCCAAATGTGCCACTTTTTATTTTGTAATCCTTGCTGATATTGCTAGTTGGATAAATGCTTCTGTGTCTATTGTACACAAGGGCTCCTTAACAATATTGCAAGGGATATGCTGTAGTATTTACTTTATGTATCCATGTTACGAACCACAACAATTCAGTTTATTTTGAATCTAATCACATTAAGTACCATGACATGTTGTGGTAAATTGCTATCAGGTGGCTGTGGCTGTTCATTATGCCAGTGACTCATAGACACTTTTCTCTGTCACCTGTCAGATGGAGAGAGATAATGCCACTGAATTGGATCTTCAGAACCTATGGTTGTTCACGAGCAATAACATAGTGAAAAAGATTCAGGATGTACTACCGAAGAAACACCCATCCCGCAATTATACCATAGATCTGCTCGATATCCTGGACATCGAGGTaaaagggaaatacatttaaaaatgcTAAATGAAAGAAATGCCAACTGTGTACCAGTAGTCAATCCTTAAgagagaaaatcttttttttttttttaattctttattgattttcaaactacaaatgcgcaacAAATGAATCACATATATGTACATTGTATAATAAGTTAGCCCTGCCTCCGGTGCCTTCTCGATATGTTGAGCTATTAACAGTGTCCCTCCCTGAGGAAGatttgaaactcgagtcggggggacagggagaaCGGCAAAGGTGCAATAAAGAATATGTTTGTTTGAAAACGCACAGGTACTAGTCACTTTAACACCGCTGAGGTTGAGTAACAGCTATCAAACCATCCTGCTCAGAtaagttatatatttttttattctttactttatttagtttttttggATTTTGGAACTATTTTCGGATGGTGGAGGGGACAGTGaaagcgatgatggtcccctgATTAACCTCGGTTTGGTGTCAACACTAATTCACGGGTTAAAGGGTCTGAGCTATTCACAattaatatttataatattttaacaAATTCTAGAGCTGTGATTAAAGAAGTTAAATTACTGGTGTTTAATTATCACAGAGGACTATTAGATATCTCTCCAATTGAGTGGCATTGTATAATAAGCACAGCAAACTTTGAAATATTACTGCAACAAATAatttttcccccttcctcccagataatataccaacaaaaaaaaataaaaatcatcaaaaccttcatgaaaccaCTCATAAAATCCCTGGACCAATTTCCCTtcctttacccctccccccccccaggatgtgCATGTTTActtgtttataaaataaaataaattaaatgattcctctttacaatatttagtcaATGGCTTCCACACCTCTATAAAATTCTTAAATTGTCCTTATTGTATGGCCATGCAATgctccattttatatgtataacacagggattcccaccagaatgtgtagttcaacctatcacagtttttccaatttcttaagataagctgcatggcaactcctgtcatcaccaatagaagcttgttattattcGTAGAAAGTTGACTTATAGCTCTCATaagagtaccaaataatatagtatcataagataaagccactggattctctaacatattatttacttggtcccaaatagacctccaaaactgcaaaatcaaaggacaatagtaaaataaagggacaataattataatgaagcttcctggcaTTTTGTACATGagtgtggggagaggggggtgttTTAGAATAGGGCACCAGGTATTAAAAGCACAAAGACactgggaaattctataaacagcgcctaccGATAGGCCCTGTTATTGGAAGTGGCTAACCAGGTAGGCGCCTATATTAATTGAACAATAAGCCTAATCATCTCTGTTAATGAGGATTAATTGAAAAATAGATGCTATAAGTACACTGCCGTTCTGTAAGAGGCCACCTAGAAAATTATAGGCGCCGTAACGGAAAACAGGCACCTGTGCAgataggcatgggcgtggttttgTAATTAGGTGGCTTCATATAGAATTGATTCCCGTAGGCACGGTTTGGCACCTATATCAATGCCTACTTCTTAAGCGTCCTGAAAAACCTGGTCTATTTTTTTAGACGGCTCCACATAGGTGTTCTATTTATCTTATATTCAATGTTTAATAATAAGAAAATGAgtaactttttttgttgtttatttataaatttcaacataattatcaagcataacttgtacagaaagaaattaagCCTAGTGCAATCTACCATAATCCAATAAAATTGGTTGTTAAACAACTAAATCATAATAGGAAATAAAATTACATTGGCttaactttactcaagtcctcaaaattggATCCAAAACTTTGTAACACTGTATTCATATTCAGAGATCTGATGGCAGTTCTAGGTGGTAGTGTAGTAACAGGCTGATCAAATCCAtaatataaaatacaatatacCAAGAAAACCTTCTTCTCTGTCTGCATACTGCAGGCCTCCTTCCACATGAGGACTAtatgaggggagagtgtggcgcagtggttaaagctccagcctcagcaccctgaggttgtgggttcaaacccatgctgttccttgtgaccctgggcaagtcacgtaatccccccattgccccaggtacgttagatagattgtgagcccaccgggacagagagggaaaactgcttgagtacctgaataaatgcatgtaaactgttctgagctcccctgggagaacggtatagaaaattgaataaataaaatcttcTAGCACACACAGATGGGCATGCTCTCCAGCAAGATAGCAGATGTGGCTCAGTGATGAAGGCTGCTCGCTCCATctcaggtggtgggttcaaatccagagGAAGCTCAGATACATGTGCTTCTTGGTCTCTTTTTCAAATCTATAATTCCCCCTGTACTttcccatcctctttttttcccccatataagagatgggggggggggtttgaggacAGTAAGAGGTCTTTGTTGTTTGCATCTGCTCTCTGCAGTTTCCTTTGTCCAGagggaaaatcttttttttttacgcAGAGATGGCTCTGTTCTTCTAATCTAAGGCATCATTCCACATGTCAGAGAGCACTGACTATAAACCAGCTGATCTGGCTCAGTGGTTAAGGCTGCTTGCTCCATCTTCCCCAGGTGGTAGGTTCAAATCCACAGGAAACTCAGAGAGGGTCAGAAACCCCAGCACAGATCCTAGGCTGCCAAAAGCAGCCTTTTTTCAGTGGCAATCTGGCGCctgggtgcatattgatgatgtcaagcTTGGGCGTGAAAAATGTCCACTTCCTCTGATCAACAGCCAAATGTGAGTATCTGTTATTCTTTTCCTGAGAGTCAGGAATGAGGTATATTATGAAACATATTCTCATTTGATTTGGTGTATTCATGGCATTGTTGAATAGGTTCATATTCCTGTACTTTCCTGTCTGTTTTTCAGTCCCCATACACCTCCTGTCCCTGATCCCCACCTACAATCATCCCTATAGCAACGTATGTGCATGTTCCTTGCTTGTCTTTCCCTGTTTCTTTCCAATTTTAGCCTACCATGCTGCCAGTGTGTTTACATCATCTTCTATTTCCCCTCTTTCTATCTTGATTGTATTTCCTTTCCACATCTCTAAACTTGATATTTAtgtctgtaaaccacttagagcaATATTCTTCAATTCAGGTCCTGAGGGCCAAAGGTGGTCTCTAGAGACCTCTTCGGCAACCCCTattgggtgttttttgtttgtttgtttgttgttgttgttttttgggggggtctgcTACTCTGCCTCTCTACCCAGCGTCAGGACAGAAAAGACAAGGCATTTTTCAATAgacaaaagagaatgcattttGAAATGCTTATATCCTTGAGGATACCCCCTCCCatgaagtttgaaggtgggctggtAGGGATGGATTACATTAATACACACTGGTCAGCATTGTTGTGGCCCTGCATCAGAATATATTTGgctgctctccttcagctcattagaatccaaagtggccctgtcttaaaaatgaatgaagaccactggcctagaggcATGATACTTTTTGTGGTGAAAGAAAATGCCTTGAATTGCTGAATACGGGGAGTGTAAAATGGGCAAAGTAGAGGTTAGAATGGCAGTTTTACATGTATTTGGAGGTTTGCTTAAAGTAGTACTCTCCAAGCTTTCAGTTGGACCCTAAATGGGATTACATTCGCTTCAGTCATGACCTGGGCGGATGCTATATAGGATGTCAATGTCCTGTGCCCGCCAAGGTTCATGTACTTTTGGCAGCTGTTTGAATTTGGGGTCACAGCCACCAAATGACAGGTGAGTACTGGCTTATTGCTAAATCTGGAGGGTGTAAGCTGATTGTAAGAGAGAATCACTAAAAGAGATCACAGAACACCCAAGAGACGGTACAGAAATAAACTCTTCAGCTTGGCAAAGAGAATGAAGTGAAATATAATAATGGTATTTAAAATGATAAATGAAGTCGACAAAGCACATAAACAGTTCATTATTTCTAGTATAGAGGAAACTGCCAAAACTATTAGATAATAGTTCTAAGCTGTTTTATGAAGCCAACTGCTTCTGCCCCAGTGACCCTCTCTACCACCGGGGATTTGAAGGTTGATCCGGGAGGTAAAGCTCTGGGGTTGGGGTTTAAACATACTGCAGGCTTGGCGAAGGGTGGGCCAGGAGGGGGATTGCTGCTTGTTAAATAGATTTTTTAAGGTGGGCAAACTGAATGGACTACAcagttctttatctgctgtcatttgctatgttGCTAAGTTATGCAGGTCCAGGCCTAATATTCAGTTGGGTCCCACATAACTGCCTTATGCAGTctgggctgaatatcagctggaccTGCATAAGCTGAGATGACCTCCCCCACCCAACACATTTAgccccccaatattcagtgccccattgtacaaaataagtgcctatagataatatgtaaaccgctttgattgtagccacagaTAGGCCACAGATATTAAGTCCCATCCCCTATTCCCTTTCCCTATTTACAAGGAAATACCTTTACTCTAATTATGAATCTTGGTCCTAATTTTTCAACGGATGCGGTGACCAGAATAAATTAAACATCAACTGAGGCGTTTTAAGTTAGTCTATATATTCGGCTAGTCAGCTGACCTAAACTATCGTAGATAGTGGATAGTGAAGTTTTATGTTTACTGGCCACAGGTGAACATATAATTTCTTTTGAATATCATTCTGCATATAATCCATAGTTTTTTCCAATGAAGGATAACAATGGTTTCCAAGTATATTTAAcattttgatataccgcattgGCAAAACATCTATGCAGTTTAAAATTGATTCTAAAacatagaaatacagaaacatgatggcagataaaggccaaatggcccatctagtctgcccatccgcaataatcattatctctttctctctccgagagatcccacgtgcctatcccaggcccttttgaattcagacacagtctctgtctccaccacctcttctgggagattgttccatgcatctaccgccctttctgtaaataaaagtacttccttagattactccagagcctatcacctcttaacttcatcctatgccctctcattgcagagcttcctttcaaatgaaagaggctcgactcatgtgtatttacattacgtaggtgtttaaacgtctctatcatatctcccttctcccgcctttcctccaaagtatacagattgagatctttaagtctgtccccatagaccacataccattttagtagccttcctctggaccgactccatcctttatatatatttttgaaggtgcggcctccagaattgtacacaatattctaaatgaggtcacaccaaaGTCTTATTcagtggcatcaatacctcctttttcctactggccatacttctccctaagcaacctagcaccctctagctttcgccatcaccttttcaacctgtttggccaccttaagatcatcacatacaatcacacagaagtcccgttcttctgttgtgcacataagttcttcaccccctaaactgtaccgttccctcaggtttttgcagcccaaaagcatgaccttgcatttattagcattaaattttagctgccaaatttcaggccattcttcaagctcAATAGTAAATGATCATCTATTGGTGTTTGGCATTTTAACCTTTCTATATACATTATAGAGCCACTAAGTTACATACAAGAGggtatataaaataatataaataaatatagattCACTGTAATGAGaatagttggggttttttttaatggatccataagtttcctttttattttcaatgtaattAGAACAAGGATCTAGGGCCATAAGCACTCATTTGCAACTACCCAAGGattccccccccactcccccccccccattttatgtATCTGGTCATTGCAGTGATGGTTATAGGCCAGTGGCCATGTAGCAGGAATCCTGAATTGGACCACAAGGTGTTTACCATGAATCCTTTTACCCCAGAA
This window contains:
- the IL34 gene encoding interleukin-34 isoform X1, coding for MTSQTRMAIKMLFYVLSLLSTVSGIIEECENIRLLYNNLQHRNRLEYMKNNFPINYTIRVHRNEVLRVSKVKRLMERDNATELDLQNLWLFTSNNIVKKIQDVLPKKHPSRNYTIDLLDILDIEVAVLPGGIAGDIISRLRSPEKRGKLISVKPKALLDNCFKVMHLLFSATCILS
- the IL34 gene encoding interleukin-34 isoform X2, which codes for MTSQTRMAIKMLFYVLSLLSTVSGIIEECENIRLLYNNLQHRNRLEYMKNNFPINYTIRVHRNEVLRVSKVKRLMERDNATELDLQNLWLFTSNNIVKKIQDVLPKKHPSRNYTIDLLDILDIEVYCLELPLRRKNVKCD